A genomic stretch from Erwinia sp. E_sp_B01_1 includes:
- the def gene encoding peptide deformylase, translating into MSVLQVLHFPDERLRIVAKPVKEVNADIQRIVDDMFETMYAEEGIGLAATQVDIHQRIIVIDVSENREERLVLINPEMLEKSGETGIEEGCLSIPEQRALVPRSEKVKIRALDREGKSYELEADGLLAICIQHEMDHLVGKLFIDYLSPMKRQRIRQKLEKLYRQNARD; encoded by the coding sequence ATGTCAGTTTTGCAGGTATTACATTTTCCTGACGAGCGCCTGCGCATCGTTGCGAAACCCGTTAAAGAAGTAAATGCAGATATTCAACGCATCGTTGATGATATGTTTGAGACGATGTATGCGGAAGAAGGCATCGGGCTGGCGGCCACTCAGGTCGATATCCATCAGCGTATTATCGTGATTGACGTTTCTGAAAATCGCGAAGAAAGGCTTGTGCTGATCAACCCGGAAATGCTGGAGAAATCCGGCGAAACCGGTATTGAAGAGGGCTGTCTCTCTATTCCGGAGCAGCGTGCGCTGGTCCCGCGTTCAGAGAAAGTGAAAATCCGTGCTCTGGACCGTGAAGGCAAAAGCTATGAGCTGGAAGCAGATGGTCTGCTGGCCATCTGTATTCAACATGAAATGGATCATCTGGTCGGTAAATTGTTTATTGATTACCTGTCCCCCATGAAGCGTCAGCGCATTCGCCAGAAACTGGAAAAGCTTTATCGCCAGAATGCCCGTGATTAA